From Ramlibacter agri, a single genomic window includes:
- a CDS encoding pyridoxine 5'-phosphate synthase has translation MMLTALSVNVNKVALVRNTRHLGIPSVTRAAQLCLEAGAHGITVHPRPDARHIRADDVRELHVLLKTSWPQAEFNIEGNPFHNLMDFVRELKPQQVTFVPDSEGQFTSDHGWNLKQDAGRVRPLIAEARALGVRVSLFMDADPEQMALAKAVGADRIELYTEPYAAAWGTPRQQGELDRFAAAARAALAAGLGVNAGHDLSRDNLPDFVRAVPGLQEVSIGHALVADALELGYAETVRQYLQAIERGAAK, from the coding sequence ATGATGCTTACAGCGCTTTCCGTCAACGTCAACAAGGTCGCCCTGGTGCGCAACACGCGCCACCTGGGCATCCCCAGCGTCACGCGCGCCGCGCAGCTGTGCCTGGAGGCCGGCGCGCACGGCATCACCGTGCACCCGCGGCCCGACGCCCGCCACATCCGCGCCGATGACGTGCGCGAGCTGCACGTGCTGCTGAAAACCTCCTGGCCGCAGGCGGAGTTCAACATCGAGGGCAACCCCTTCCACAACCTGATGGACTTCGTGCGCGAGCTGAAGCCGCAGCAGGTGACCTTCGTGCCGGACAGCGAAGGCCAGTTCACCAGCGACCACGGCTGGAACCTGAAGCAGGACGCCGGGCGTGTGCGCCCCCTGATCGCCGAAGCCAGGGCCCTGGGCGTGCGCGTCAGCCTGTTCATGGACGCCGACCCCGAGCAGATGGCGCTGGCGAAGGCCGTCGGCGCTGACCGCATCGAGCTCTATACCGAACCCTATGCCGCAGCCTGGGGCACGCCGCGCCAGCAGGGCGAGCTGGATCGCTTCGCCGCCGCCGCCCGCGCCGCGCTGGCCGCGGGCCTGGGCGTGAACGCCGGCCACGACCTGAGCCGCGACAACCTGCCGGACTTCGTCCGCGCCGTGCCTGGCCTGCAGGAAGTCTCGATCGGCCACGCGCTGGTTGCCGATGCGCTGGAGCTGGGCTACGCCGAGACGGTGCGCCAGTACCTGCAAGCCATCGAGCGCGGCGCCGCCAAGTGA
- a CDS encoding DUF4845 domain-containing protein: MAGKARQRGISFFTLIFIIAVLAGVGLLAAQAFPTVVEYQAALKAINKAKEGSTVIEVRKIFDKAADVDSITSIKGDDLEITKVGDEIQVSFAYDKEFHMFGPAYMVLKYRGTSKPGR; encoded by the coding sequence ATGGCAGGCAAAGCTAGGCAGAGGGGCATCTCCTTTTTTACGCTGATCTTCATCATCGCCGTGCTGGCGGGCGTGGGCCTGCTCGCGGCGCAGGCATTCCCGACGGTGGTGGAGTACCAGGCGGCGCTGAAGGCGATCAACAAGGCCAAGGAAGGCTCCACGGTCATCGAAGTGCGCAAGATCTTCGACAAGGCGGCGGACGTCGACAGCATCACGTCCATCAAGGGCGACGACCTGGAGATCACCAAGGTCGGCGACGAGATCCAGGTGTCCTTCGCCTACGACAAGGAATTCCACATGTTCGGCCCGGCCTACATGGTCCTGAAGTACCGGGGCACCTCGAAGCCCGGCCGCTGA
- the rnc gene encoding ribonuclease III, with protein sequence MPEPDSLPALQGRLQHQFSNPRLLARALTHRSFSAEHNERLEFLGDSVLNLAVASLLYESLQSLPEGDLSKVRASLVKQEPLHQLALGLGLPQLLKLGEGEAKSGGYKRPSILADALEAIIGAVYLDAGYAAAEALVRRLFQDVELKPSIAIAAKDAKTELQELLQGHKMHLPVYRVVGTLGAAHKQTFDVECEVGELGLVERGIGASRRAGEQAAAAAMLLALKSRLK encoded by the coding sequence TTGCCCGAGCCCGATTCGCTGCCGGCGCTGCAGGGGCGCCTGCAGCACCAATTTTCCAACCCGCGGCTGCTGGCGCGGGCCCTGACCCACCGGAGCTTTTCGGCCGAGCACAACGAGCGGCTGGAGTTCCTGGGCGATTCCGTCCTCAACCTCGCGGTCGCTTCCCTGCTTTACGAAAGCCTGCAGTCGCTGCCCGAGGGCGACCTGAGCAAGGTGCGTGCTTCCCTGGTCAAGCAGGAGCCTCTGCACCAGCTGGCGCTGGGCCTGGGCCTGCCGCAGCTGCTGAAGCTGGGGGAGGGCGAAGCCAAGTCCGGCGGCTACAAGCGGCCGTCCATCCTGGCCGACGCCCTGGAGGCCATCATCGGCGCCGTCTACCTGGACGCGGGCTACGCCGCGGCCGAAGCGCTGGTGCGGCGCCTGTTCCAGGACGTCGAGCTGAAGCCCTCCATCGCCATCGCGGCCAAGGACGCCAAGACCGAGCTGCAGGAACTGCTGCAGGGCCACAAGATGCATCTGCCCGTCTATCGCGTGGTCGGCACGCTGGGCGCTGCCCACAAGCAGACATTCGACGTAGAGTGCGAGGTGGGCGAACTGGGGCTGGTCGAACGCGGCATCGGAGCCTCGCGCCGGGCCGGCGAACAGGCGGCCGCGGCGGCCATGCTGCTGGCATTGAAATCAAGGCTGAAATGA
- the nagZ gene encoding beta-N-acetylhexosaminidase, whose translation MSEHAPVIIDVAGLALSAADRRRLAHPLVGGMILFGRNWQDREQLSELCAEIKSIRGDLLICVDHEGGRVQRFRTDGFTHLAPMRAFGEQWMRDAKGSEGSGAMNAMAAATAAGYVLGAELRACGVDFSFTPVLDLDFGASSVIGDRSFQRDSRVVTALSRCLMQGLLQAGMANCGKHFPGHGYVRADSHLEIPEDDRELEEILGDDARPYEWLATALTSVMPAHVIYPRVDGRPAGFSHRWLNGILRERLHFDGAIFSDDLSMAGARQVDGREVTYTEAAVVALEAGCDMVLLCNESVNSPGGTAIDEMLDGLAQAQETGDWQPSEVSEQRRLALLPVTPPSSWDALMTEPRYMRALQLLP comes from the coding sequence ATGAGCGAACACGCCCCCGTGATCATCGACGTCGCCGGCCTGGCGCTGAGCGCCGCCGACCGCCGCCGCCTGGCCCACCCGCTGGTGGGCGGCATGATCCTGTTCGGCCGCAACTGGCAGGACCGCGAACAATTGTCGGAACTGTGCGCCGAGATCAAGTCCATCCGCGGCGACCTGCTGATCTGCGTGGACCACGAAGGCGGCCGCGTGCAGCGCTTCCGCACCGACGGCTTCACCCACCTCGCGCCGATGCGCGCCTTCGGCGAGCAGTGGATGCGGGACGCGAAGGGCAGCGAAGGCAGCGGCGCGATGAACGCCATGGCTGCGGCCACCGCCGCCGGCTATGTGCTGGGCGCGGAGCTGCGCGCCTGCGGCGTGGACTTCAGCTTCACGCCGGTGCTGGACCTGGACTTCGGCGCCAGCTCCGTCATCGGCGACCGCTCCTTCCAGCGCGACTCGCGCGTGGTGACCGCGCTTTCCCGTTGCCTGATGCAGGGCCTGCTGCAGGCGGGCATGGCCAACTGCGGCAAGCATTTCCCCGGGCATGGCTACGTGCGCGCGGATTCGCACCTGGAGATTCCCGAGGACGATCGCGAACTGGAAGAGATACTGGGCGACGACGCCCGGCCCTACGAATGGCTGGCGACGGCGCTGACCAGCGTGATGCCGGCCCACGTGATCTATCCGCGGGTGGATGGCCGGCCAGCCGGCTTCTCGCATCGCTGGCTGAACGGCATCCTGCGCGAGCGCCTGCATTTCGACGGCGCGATCTTCAGCGACGACCTGAGCATGGCCGGCGCCCGCCAGGTCGACGGCCGCGAAGTGACTTACACCGAAGCTGCCGTCGTGGCGCTGGAAGCAGGTTGCGACATGGTGCTGCTGTGCAACGAGTCGGTGAACAGCCCGGGCGGCACGGCGATCGACGAGATGCTGGATGGCCTGGCGCAGGCGCAGGAAACCGGCGATTGGCAGCCCAGCGAGGTGAGCGAACAGAGGCGCCTGGCCCTGCTGCCGGTCACGCCGCCGTCTTCGTGGGACGCCTTGATGACGGAGCCGCGGTATATGCGGGCGCTGCAACTGCTGCCCTGA
- the lepB gene encoding signal peptidase I yields MPFLTAAVLAAFVGYAGAWYFEMIEGNFALLLFLATIVTGLYWLAERFWYLPRRERAAAQLEASAAERNTRLASQGIAPVEPQVAEARQKILAQPWWLDWTAGLFPVILSVFVLRSFVVEPFKIPSGSMMPTLLVGDLILVNKFTYGLRLPVLNTKLTEGTPPKRGDVMVFRYPPKPSLDYIKRVVGVPGDTVAYLNKRLTINGQPVPVSNPREFLDSDTMRYLKQFDEQLGERKHSMLNDDERPAFVPGVEDFPYRDNCKYSVEGVVCKVPEGHYFMMGDNRDNSLDSRYWGFVPDKNIVGRAFFIWMNFGDLKRIGSFK; encoded by the coding sequence ATGCCTTTCCTCACTGCCGCCGTTCTGGCGGCCTTCGTCGGTTATGCCGGCGCCTGGTACTTCGAGATGATCGAAGGCAACTTCGCGCTGCTGCTGTTCCTGGCCACCATCGTCACCGGCCTGTACTGGCTGGCGGAACGCTTCTGGTACCTGCCGCGGCGCGAGCGCGCGGCGGCGCAGCTGGAAGCCAGCGCCGCCGAGCGCAACACGCGCCTGGCTTCGCAGGGCATCGCCCCGGTGGAACCGCAGGTCGCCGAGGCCAGGCAGAAGATCCTGGCGCAGCCCTGGTGGCTGGATTGGACCGCCGGCCTGTTCCCGGTGATCCTGTCCGTGTTCGTGCTGCGCTCCTTCGTGGTCGAACCGTTCAAGATCCCGTCCGGGTCGATGATGCCGACGCTGCTGGTCGGCGACCTGATCCTCGTGAACAAGTTCACCTATGGCCTGCGGCTGCCGGTGTTGAACACCAAGCTGACCGAAGGCACGCCGCCCAAGCGCGGCGACGTGATGGTGTTCCGCTACCCGCCCAAGCCGAGCCTGGACTACATCAAGCGCGTGGTGGGCGTGCCGGGCGACACCGTGGCTTACCTGAACAAGCGGCTGACCATCAACGGCCAGCCGGTGCCGGTGTCCAACCCGCGCGAGTTCCTGGATAGCGACACCATGCGCTACCTGAAGCAGTTCGACGAGCAGCTCGGGGAGCGCAAGCACAGCATGCTGAACGACGACGAGCGGCCCGCCTTCGTGCCCGGCGTCGAGGACTTTCCTTACCGGGACAATTGCAAGTACAGTGTCGAGGGGGTCGTCTGCAAGGTGCCGGAGGGGCACTACTTCATGATGGGCGACAACCGGGACAATTCGCTGGATTCGCGGTACTGGGGCTTCGTCCCCGACAAGAACATCGTCGGACGGGCGTTCTTCATCTGGATGAACTTCGGCGACCTGAAGCGCATTGGCTCGTTCAAATAA
- the lysS gene encoding lysine--tRNA ligase: MSEQQTTPPTDENQLIAERREKLKALREAHKQGAGPAFPNDFKPGDQAAALHGAHGAKAAEQLEAEGMVAKVAGRMMLKRVMGKASFATLQDASGRVQIYVTRDAVGEEAYADFKRWDLGDIVGAEGKMFKTRTGELSLHATSIRLLTKSLRPMPDKFHGMQDQEQKYRQRYVDLMTDEEARKRFIARSKAISGIRDFMVQHNFLEVETPMLHPIPGGANAKPFITHHNALDQEMYLRIAPELYLKRLLVGGFERVFEINRNFRNEGISVRHNPEFTMMEFYAAYWNYRDLMDFTEALVRDAAQKAVGTLQLTYGGKPVDLAQPFERLTIREAILKHTEAGANVDDRDWLVQQLRKLGKSEEKDRLSGRSLASLQVMYFEETVEEKLWQPTFIMEHPTEISPLARANDERPEVTERFELYITGREFGNGFSELNDAEDQAARFQAQVSAKDAGDDEAMFFDHDFVRALEYGMPPAGGCGIGIDRLMMLLTDSSSIRDVILFPALRREG; this comes from the coding sequence ATGTCCGAACAGCAAACCACCCCGCCCACCGACGAGAACCAGCTCATTGCGGAACGCCGCGAGAAGCTGAAAGCGCTGCGCGAGGCCCACAAACAGGGCGCGGGCCCGGCTTTCCCCAACGACTTCAAGCCGGGCGACCAGGCCGCCGCGCTGCACGGCGCCCACGGCGCCAAGGCCGCCGAGCAGCTGGAAGCTGAGGGCATGGTGGCCAAGGTGGCCGGTCGCATGATGCTCAAGCGCGTGATGGGCAAGGCCAGCTTCGCCACCCTGCAGGACGCCAGCGGCCGCGTCCAGATCTACGTGACGCGCGACGCGGTGGGCGAGGAAGCCTATGCCGATTTCAAGCGCTGGGACCTGGGTGACATCGTCGGCGCCGAGGGCAAGATGTTCAAGACGCGCACCGGCGAGCTGTCGCTGCACGCCACGTCGATCCGCCTGCTGACGAAGAGCCTGCGCCCGATGCCGGACAAGTTCCACGGCATGCAGGACCAGGAGCAGAAGTACCGCCAGCGCTACGTCGACCTGATGACGGACGAAGAAGCCCGCAAGCGCTTCATCGCGCGCAGCAAGGCGATCTCCGGCATCCGCGACTTCATGGTGCAGCACAACTTCCTGGAAGTGGAGACGCCCATGCTCCACCCGATTCCCGGCGGCGCCAACGCCAAGCCCTTCATCACCCACCACAACGCGCTGGACCAGGAGATGTACCTGCGCATCGCGCCGGAGCTTTACCTGAAGCGGCTGCTGGTGGGCGGCTTCGAGCGGGTGTTCGAGATCAACCGGAACTTCCGCAACGAAGGCATCTCGGTGCGCCACAACCCCGAGTTCACGATGATGGAGTTCTACGCGGCCTACTGGAACTACCGCGACCTGATGGACTTCACCGAGGCGCTGGTGCGCGACGCCGCGCAGAAGGCCGTGGGCACGCTGCAGCTCACTTACGGCGGCAAGCCGGTGGACCTGGCGCAGCCCTTCGAGCGCCTGACGATCCGCGAAGCGATCCTGAAGCACACCGAAGCCGGCGCGAACGTCGACGACCGCGACTGGCTGGTGCAGCAGCTGCGCAAGCTCGGGAAGTCCGAGGAGAAGGATCGCCTGTCCGGCCGCTCGCTGGCTTCGCTGCAGGTGATGTACTTCGAGGAGACGGTGGAGGAGAAGCTGTGGCAGCCGACCTTCATCATGGAGCACCCCACCGAGATCTCGCCGCTGGCGCGCGCCAACGATGAGCGCCCCGAAGTCACCGAGCGCTTCGAGCTGTACATCACCGGCCGCGAGTTCGGCAACGGCTTCTCCGAGCTGAACGACGCCGAGGACCAGGCCGCGCGCTTCCAGGCGCAGGTGAGCGCCAAGGACGCCGGTGACGACGAAGCGATGTTCTTCGACCACGACTTCGTCCGGGCGCTGGAATACGGCATGCCGCCGGCCGGCGGCTGCGGCATCGGCATCGACCGCCTGATGATGCTGCTGACGGACAGCAGCAGCATCCGCGACGTGATCCTGTTCCCGGCGCTGCGCCGCGAAGGCTGA
- the era gene encoding GTPase Era, producing MSEQGETTSAPDSAGAGQRCGLVAIVGKPNVGKSTLLNALVGQKISITSRKAQTTRHRITGVRTQGQTQYVFVDTPGFQTKHSSALNRSLNKAVTGVVGDVDVVLFVVEAGNFTLADAKVLALLKAGIPAILVANKLDEVHRRSELAPWLRDMQERHPFAEFMPMSAKNGKDIERLLEVCSRYLPEQPWWYGEDELTDRSERFLAGEMIREKLFRLTGEELPYTSTVIIDKFEEEPSPKFGRMVRIAATIVVERDSHKSMIIGEGGEKLKRIGTEARQELERLMEAKVFLQTFVKVRTGWADDEARVRSFGYE from the coding sequence ATGAGCGAGCAAGGCGAAACAACGAGCGCCCCCGATAGCGCGGGCGCGGGGCAGCGCTGTGGCCTGGTGGCGATCGTCGGCAAGCCCAACGTGGGCAAGTCGACGCTGCTGAACGCCCTGGTGGGCCAGAAGATCAGCATCACTTCGCGCAAGGCGCAGACCACGCGCCACCGCATTACCGGCGTGCGCACGCAGGGCCAGACGCAGTACGTCTTCGTCGACACGCCCGGCTTCCAGACCAAGCACAGTTCGGCGCTGAACCGCTCCCTGAACAAGGCGGTGACCGGCGTGGTGGGCGACGTCGACGTGGTGCTGTTCGTCGTCGAGGCGGGCAACTTCACGCTGGCCGATGCCAAGGTGCTGGCGCTGCTGAAAGCGGGCATCCCGGCCATCCTGGTGGCGAACAAGCTGGACGAGGTGCACCGCCGCTCGGAGCTGGCGCCCTGGCTGCGCGACATGCAGGAGCGGCACCCGTTCGCCGAGTTCATGCCGATGTCGGCCAAGAACGGCAAGGACATCGAGCGCCTGCTGGAAGTCTGCTCCAGGTACCTGCCCGAGCAGCCCTGGTGGTACGGCGAGGACGAACTCACCGACCGCAGCGAGCGCTTCCTGGCCGGCGAGATGATCCGCGAGAAGCTGTTCCGCCTGACCGGCGAGGAGCTGCCCTACACCTCCACCGTCATCATCGACAAGTTCGAGGAAGAGCCCAGCCCCAAGTTCGGGCGCATGGTGCGCATCGCCGCGACCATCGTGGTGGAGCGTGACAGCCACAAGTCGATGATCATCGGCGAGGGTGGCGAAAAGCTGAAGCGCATCGGCACCGAGGCCCGCCAGGAGCTGGAAAGGCTGATGGAAGCCAAGGTGTTCCTGCAGACCTTCGTGAAGGTACGCACCGGCTGGGCGGACGACGAGGCCCGCGTGCGCAGCTTCGGCTACGAATGA
- the acpS gene encoding holo-ACP synthase yields the protein MIYGIGTDICDVRRIKESLAKHGDRFAQKILSEAELATWRARSARWPERGVRYLATRFSAKEAFSKAVGLGMRMPMTWRNCEVGKLASGKPVIVLHGALKDWCEARGLTAMVSVTDETDYAASFVVVEQKEKP from the coding sequence GTGATCTACGGCATCGGCACCGACATCTGCGACGTCCGCCGGATCAAGGAATCGCTGGCGAAGCACGGTGACCGCTTCGCGCAGAAGATCCTGAGCGAAGCGGAGCTCGCCACCTGGCGCGCCCGCAGCGCCCGCTGGCCCGAGCGCGGCGTGCGCTACCTGGCCACCCGTTTCTCGGCCAAGGAAGCTTTCAGCAAAGCCGTGGGACTGGGCATGCGCATGCCCATGACCTGGCGCAACTGCGAAGTGGGCAAGCTGGCGAGCGGCAAGCCCGTGATCGTGCTGCATGGCGCCCTGAAGGACTGGTGCGAGGCGCGCGGCCTCACGGCCATGGTGAGCGTCACCGACGAAACCGACTACGCGGCCAGCTTCGTGGTCGTCGAACAGAAAGAGAAACCATGA
- the recO gene encoding DNA repair protein RecO → MKRIADEPAFVLHRYDWSESSLILDLFTRHFGRIAVVARGVKKPSSSFRPVLLPMQPLHVAFGGDAEIRTLKSAEWLGGQVMPSGDQLLSGYYLNELLLRLLARDDPHPALFDAYAATVRVLAGEGTEHALQPALRAFELLLLREIGLLPTLDLQTLTLAPLADDQRYSLRPEGGLVENFDPDSRGSLTGAQWRALQAALDDPAPFNATLQLAAHAGELKTQLRALLHYHCGVATLRTRQLMIDLQAL, encoded by the coding sequence ATGAAGCGCATCGCGGACGAACCCGCCTTCGTCCTGCACCGCTACGACTGGAGCGAGTCGAGCCTCATCCTCGACCTCTTCACGCGGCACTTCGGCCGCATCGCCGTGGTGGCCAGGGGCGTCAAGAAGCCCAGCTCCAGTTTCCGGCCCGTGCTGCTGCCCATGCAGCCGTTGCACGTGGCCTTCGGCGGCGACGCCGAGATCCGCACCCTGAAGTCGGCCGAGTGGCTGGGCGGGCAGGTCATGCCCTCCGGCGACCAGCTGCTGTCCGGTTACTACCTCAACGAGCTGCTGCTGCGCCTGCTGGCGCGTGACGACCCCCATCCGGCGCTGTTCGACGCCTACGCCGCCACCGTGCGGGTGCTGGCGGGCGAGGGCACGGAACACGCCCTGCAGCCGGCCCTGCGCGCCTTCGAACTGCTGCTGCTGCGCGAGATCGGCCTGCTGCCGACCCTGGACCTGCAGACGCTCACCCTGGCACCTCTAGCGGACGACCAGCGCTACAGCCTGAGGCCCGAAGGCGGCCTGGTGGAGAACTTCGACCCGGACAGCCGCGGCAGCCTCACCGGCGCCCAGTGGCGGGCCCTGCAGGCGGCCCTGGACGACCCGGCGCCCTTCAACGCGACCTTGCAGCTGGCCGCCCATGCCGGCGAGCTGAAGACGCAGCTGCGCGCGCTCCTCCACTACCATTGCGGCGTCGCCACGCTGCGCACCCGCCAGCTGATGATCGACCTCCAGGCCTTATGA
- the lepA gene encoding translation elongation factor 4 → MNHIRNFSIIAHIDHGKSTLADRLIQRCGGLSDREMEEQVLDSMDLEKERGITIKAQTAALTYKARDGQVYNLNLIDTPGHVDFSYEVSRSLSACEGALLVVDASQGVEAQTVANCYTALELGVEVVPVLNKMDLPQADPENAKAEVEDVIGIDASNAIPCSAKTGMGIDEILEAIVARIPAPKGNPQGPLRAMIIDSWFDSYVGVVMLVRVVDGRLAKGDRIKLMATEATYEANQLGVFTPSNVQRESLEAGEVGYIIAGIKELQAAKVGDTVTMIKAGTGGAAFTATEPLPGFKEIQPQVFAGLYPVEANQYDSLRDSLEKLKLNDASLHYEPEVSQALGFGFRCGFLGLLHMDIVQERLEREFDQDLITTAPSVVYQVLRGDGEVLMVENPSKMPDQGQIQEIREPIVTVHLYMPQEYVGAVMTLANQKRGVQLNMAYHGRQVMLTYELPLGEIVLDFFDKLKSVSRGYASMDYEFKEYRASDVVKVDILLNGEKVDALSIIVHRSQSQYRGRAVAAKMREIISRQMFDVAIQAAIGANVIARENIKALRKNVLAKCYGGDITRKRKLLEKQKAGKKRMKQIGSVEVPQEAFLAILQVEE, encoded by the coding sequence ATGAATCACATCAGAAACTTTTCGATCATCGCGCACATCGACCACGGCAAATCGACGCTCGCTGACCGCTTGATCCAGCGTTGCGGCGGACTCTCCGATCGCGAGATGGAAGAGCAGGTGCTCGACTCGATGGATCTCGAAAAGGAGCGTGGGATAACCATCAAGGCGCAGACCGCTGCGCTCACGTACAAGGCGCGCGATGGACAGGTCTACAACCTCAATCTGATCGACACGCCGGGCCACGTCGACTTCTCGTATGAAGTCTCGCGCTCGCTCTCCGCATGCGAAGGCGCATTGCTCGTCGTCGATGCGAGCCAGGGTGTCGAAGCGCAGACCGTGGCGAACTGCTACACCGCTCTCGAACTCGGCGTCGAAGTGGTGCCGGTCCTGAACAAGATGGACCTGCCGCAAGCCGACCCCGAGAACGCGAAGGCGGAAGTCGAGGACGTGATCGGCATCGACGCGAGCAACGCGATTCCGTGCTCGGCGAAGACCGGCATGGGCATCGACGAGATCCTCGAGGCGATCGTCGCGCGCATCCCCGCGCCCAAGGGCAATCCACAGGGGCCGCTGCGCGCGATGATCATCGACAGCTGGTTCGACAGCTACGTCGGCGTCGTGATGCTGGTGCGCGTCGTGGACGGCCGCCTCGCCAAGGGCGACCGCATCAAGCTGATGGCGACCGAAGCCACCTACGAGGCCAACCAGCTCGGCGTGTTCACGCCCTCGAACGTGCAGCGCGAGTCGCTGGAAGCGGGCGAGGTGGGCTACATCATCGCCGGCATCAAGGAACTGCAGGCCGCCAAGGTCGGCGACACGGTCACCATGATCAAGGCCGGCACCGGCGGCGCGGCCTTCACGGCAACCGAGCCGCTGCCCGGCTTCAAGGAAATCCAGCCGCAGGTGTTCGCCGGCCTCTACCCGGTGGAGGCGAACCAGTACGACTCGCTGCGCGACAGCCTGGAGAAGTTGAAGCTCAACGACGCGTCGCTGCACTACGAGCCGGAAGTGAGCCAGGCGCTCGGCTTCGGCTTCCGCTGCGGCTTCCTGGGCCTGCTGCACATGGACATCGTGCAGGAACGCCTGGAGCGCGAGTTCGACCAGGACCTGATCACCACCGCGCCCAGCGTGGTCTACCAGGTGCTGCGCGGCGACGGCGAAGTGCTGATGGTGGAGAACCCGTCCAAGATGCCGGACCAGGGGCAGATCCAGGAGATCCGCGAGCCGATCGTGACCGTGCACCTGTACATGCCGCAGGAATACGTGGGCGCGGTGATGACGCTGGCCAACCAGAAGCGCGGCGTGCAGTTGAACATGGCCTACCACGGCCGCCAGGTGATGCTCACGTACGAGCTGCCGCTGGGCGAGATCGTGCTGGACTTCTTCGACAAGCTGAAGTCGGTGAGCCGCGGCTACGCTTCCATGGACTACGAGTTCAAGGAATACCGCGCCTCCGACGTGGTGAAGGTCGACATCCTGCTCAACGGCGAGAAGGTCGACGCGCTGTCCATCATCGTGCACCGCAGCCAGTCGCAGTACCGGGGCCGGGCGGTCGCCGCCAAGATGCGGGAGATCATCAGCCGCCAGATGTTCGACGTGGCGATCCAGGCCGCCATCGGCGCCAACGTCATCGCCCGCGAGAACATCAAGGCGCTGCGCAAGAACGTGCTGGCAAAATGCTACGGCGGCGACATCACCCGCAAGCGCAAGCTTCTTGAAAAACAAAAAGCTGGCAAGAAACGCATGAAGCAGATCGGCTCGGTCGAAGTGCCTCAGGAAGCGTTCCTGGCCATCCTCCAAGTCGAAGAATAG